A window of the Phragmites australis chromosome 20, lpPhrAust1.1, whole genome shotgun sequence genome harbors these coding sequences:
- the LOC133902447 gene encoding phosphoenolpyruvate/phosphate translocator 1, chloroplastic-like has product MQSAAAVGLIRPCAARPVVGCPGPRRGVGGLRQPLLPPHGLRLSARIGLVPASPLEEEEQRLSGRACRHVAAAAAAGKVGAEGEEDGGLAKTLQLGALFGLWYLFNIYFNIYNKQVLKVLPYPINITTVQFAVGTFIALFMWITGILKRPKISGAQLLAILPLAVVHTMGNLFTNMSLGKVAVSFTHTIKAMEPFFSVLLSAIFLGELPTPWVVLSLLPIVGGVALASLTEASFNWAGFWSAMASNVTFQSRNVLSKKLMVKKEESLDNINLFSIITVMSFFLLAPVTLLTEGVKVSPTVLQSAGLNLKQIYTRSLIAAFCFHAYQQVSYMILSRVSPVTHSVGNCVKRVVVIVTSVLFFRTPVSPINSLGTGVALAGVFLYSQLKRLKPKPKAA; this is encoded by the exons ATGCAGAGCGCGGCGGCCGTCGGGCTCATCCGGCCATGCGCCGCGCGGCCTGTCGTCGGTTGCCCTGGCCCGCGCCGCGGCGTCGGCGGACTCCGCCAGCCGCTCCTCCCGCCCCACGGCCTCCGCCTCTCCGCCCGCATTGGGCTCGTGCCGGCCTCGcctctggaggaggaggagcagaggctTAGCGGGAGGGCCTGCCGGcacgtggcggcggcggcggcggccgggaagGTAGGTGCTGAAGGGGAGGAGGATGGAGGGCTCGCGAAGACGCTGCAGCTGGGGGCGCTCTTCGGCCTCTGGTACCTCTTCAACATCTACTTCAACATCTACAACAAACAG GTTCTGAAGGTTTTGCCGTACCCAATAAACATCACAACAGTGCAGTTTGCAGTTGGAACTTTCATTGCGTTGTTCATGTGGATCACTGGTATCCTTAAAAGACCAAAGATTTCTGGTGCACAG CTTTTGGCTATCCTTCCTTTGGCTGTTGTCCATACCATGGGCAATCTTTTCACAAACATGAGCCTTGGAAAAGTTGCAGTGTCATTTACACATACTATCAAGGCCATGGAGCCTTTCTTTTCGGTTCTCCTATCAGCAATCTTCCTTGGCGAG TTGCCTACTCCTTGGGTTGTATTATCTCTTCTTCCAATTGTTGGTGGTGTGGCATTGGCATCTCTTACTGAGGCTTCTTTTAACTG GGCTGGATTTTGGAGTGCAATGGCTTCAAATGTAACCTTCCAGTCAAGAAACGTTCTGAGCAAGAAGCTTATGGTGAAGAAAGAG GAATCTCTGGACAACATTAATCTCTTCTCAATCATTACAGTCATGTCATTCTTTCTCTTGGCCCCAGTAACCTTACTAACAGAAGGTGTCAAAGTCAGCCCTACAGTTTTGCAGTCTGCT GGCTTGAACTTAAAACAGATATACACGAGATCGTTGATTGCTGCGTTCTGTTTCCATGCGTACCAACAG GTGTCATACATGATCCTCTCTAGGGTGTCCCCAGTCACCCATTCAGTGGGCAACTGTGTCAAGCGTGTGGTGGTCATTGTGACTTCCGTTCTGTTCTTCAGGACCCCTGTTTCTCCTATCAACTCCCTCG GTACCGGGGTCGCTCTAGCGGGAGTTTTCCTATACTCACAGTTGAAGAGACTTAAGCCCAAGCCCAAGGCTGCTTGA
- the LOC133901193 gene encoding uncharacterized protein LOC133901193: MARLAAVAVAFAAIAAVAGANESYYAAVENRLPAAAGMELVCRALGGMFLTDLSVVPRGRVPRGDAGRRVAELLVEGGRDGRVRCSWAYAGNYVAGLTLLDSRWPEAGRCQDPAGSGLCRVVFQDDAVRLETPGGGQRVIGDLPVKRCRRHWLLVSTECTYPHHPHPYAGRRLGNAFQYFAI, from the coding sequence ATGGCACGCCTCGCCGCCGTGGCCGTGGCCTTCGCAGCCATTGCCGCGGTGGCCGGCGCGAACGAGTCCTACTACGCGGCCGTGGAGAACCGGCTCCCCGCGGCGGCCGGGATGGAGCTCGTCTGCCGTGCCCTGGGCGGCATGTTCCTCACGGACCTCAGCGTGGTGCCGCGCGGCCGCGTGCCCCGCGGCGACGCCGGGAGGCGCGTCGCCGAGCTGCTGGTGGAGGGCGGCCGGGATGGGCGGGTGCGGTGCAGCTGGGCGTACGCGGGGAACTACGTCGCCGGGCTCACGCTGCTCGACTCGCGGTGGCCCGAGGCCGGGCGCTGCCAGGACCCGGCGGGCAGCGGCCTGTGCCGCGTCGTGTTCCAGGACGACGCGGTGCGGCTCGAGACGCCCGGCGGCGGCCAGCGGGTGATCGGCGACCTGCCCGTGAAGCGGTGCCGGCGGCATTGGCTGCTGGTCAGCACGGAATGCACGTACCCCCACCACCCCCATCCCTATGCCGGCCGACGCCTCGGCAACGCCTTCCAATACTTCGCAATCTGA